One segment of Nocardia farcinica DNA contains the following:
- a CDS encoding response regulator transcription factor, which translates to MTSVLIVEDEESLADPLAFLLRKEGFEVTVVGDGPSALAEFDRSGADIVLLDLMLPGMSGTDVCKQLRTRSGVPVIMVTARDSEIDKVVGLELGADDYVTKPYSARELIARIRAVLRRGAGDELDGNGESGVLEAGPVRMDVDRHTVMVNGKPVTLPLKEFDLLEYLLRNSGRVLTRGQLIDRVWGADYVGDTKTLDVHVKRLRSKIEADPAKPEHLVTVRGLGYKLEA; encoded by the coding sequence ATGACGAGTGTTCTGATCGTCGAGGATGAGGAGTCGCTGGCCGATCCGCTCGCGTTCCTGCTGCGCAAGGAGGGCTTCGAGGTCACCGTGGTGGGCGACGGTCCGTCGGCGCTGGCCGAATTCGACCGCTCCGGCGCCGACATCGTGCTGCTCGATCTCATGCTGCCGGGCATGAGCGGCACGGATGTCTGCAAGCAGCTGCGCACCCGCAGCGGGGTACCGGTCATCATGGTGACCGCGCGCGACAGCGAGATCGACAAGGTGGTCGGCCTCGAGCTGGGTGCCGACGACTACGTCACCAAGCCGTACTCGGCGCGGGAGCTGATCGCCCGCATCCGGGCCGTGCTGCGCCGCGGCGCGGGCGACGAGCTCGACGGCAACGGCGAGAGCGGCGTGCTCGAGGCCGGTCCGGTGCGGATGGACGTCGACCGGCACACCGTGATGGTGAACGGCAAACCGGTGACGTTGCCGCTCAAGGAGTTCGACCTGCTCGAGTACCTGCTGCGCAACTCCGGCCGGGTGCTGACCCGCGGCCAGCTGATCGATCGGGTGTGGGGCGCGGACTACGTCGGCGACACCAAGACCCTCGACGTGCACGTCAAGCGACTGCGCTCGAAGATCGAAGCCGACCCCGCCAAGCCGGAGCACCTGGTCACCGTCCGCGGCCTGGGGTACAAGCTCGAAGCGTGA
- a CDS encoding Ig-like domain-containing protein → MTRTARTAAALFAAAAATVLVAPSAHASVQSLAVEGSTHVVGGTYTLTAQVGGASGGLLVYFSDNGEFIGAPTVPWPPGSATIDWQPSTPGRHILTAEQGGSTQSIVVEVEEAASPGSGSGSGGSGTGSALLRGLLSGSSSGS, encoded by the coding sequence ATGACACGCACCGCACGCACCGCCGCGGCGCTGTTCGCCGCCGCGGCCGCGACCGTCCTGGTGGCGCCCTCGGCGCACGCCTCCGTGCAGTCGCTCGCGGTCGAGGGCAGCACCCACGTCGTCGGCGGCACCTACACCCTCACCGCCCAGGTCGGCGGCGCCTCCGGCGGTCTGCTGGTCTACTTCAGCGACAACGGCGAGTTCATCGGAGCGCCCACGGTGCCGTGGCCGCCCGGCAGCGCGACCATCGACTGGCAGCCCAGCACCCCGGGCAGGCACATCCTGACCGCCGAACAGGGCGGCAGCACCCAGTCGATCGTCGTGGAGGTCGAGGAGGCCGCGTCCCCGGGCAGCGGCAGCGGCAGCGGCGGATCCGGCACCGGCAGCGCACTGCTGCGCGGCCTGCTGTCCGGCAGCAGCAGCGGCAGCTGA
- a CDS encoding Ppx/GppA phosphatase family protein yields MRLGVLDVGSNTVHLLVVDAHRGGHPMPMSSTKATLRLSENMDDEGRITTQGAERLISTVAEFASIAETSQCVELMPFATSALREAANSEEVLGRVRAETGVDLQVLSGVDEARLTFLAVRRWYGWSAGRILNIDIGGGSLEMSNGGDEEPDVALSLQLGAGRLTRQWLREDPPGKRRVAVLRDWLDAELVAPAKQLLDAGKPDLAVGTSKTFRSLARLTGAAPSGAGPRVRRTLTSSGLRQLIAFISRMTAADRAELEGVSSDRSQQLVAGALVAEASMRALSLDTLEICPWALREGLILRKLDTDMSGGPRAAAMPGAVGGGLPRPGGAAALSDPIETVSS; encoded by the coding sequence GTGCGGCTAGGGGTACTCGACGTCGGAAGCAATACCGTCCACCTGCTCGTGGTGGACGCCCACCGGGGTGGGCACCCCATGCCGATGAGCTCCACCAAGGCCACGTTGCGCCTGTCGGAGAACATGGACGACGAGGGGCGCATCACCACCCAGGGCGCGGAGCGGCTGATCTCCACGGTCGCCGAGTTCGCCAGTATCGCCGAGACCTCGCAGTGCGTGGAGCTGATGCCGTTCGCCACCTCGGCGCTGCGCGAGGCCGCGAACTCCGAGGAGGTGCTCGGGCGGGTGCGCGCCGAGACCGGGGTGGACCTGCAGGTGCTCAGCGGTGTCGACGAGGCGCGGCTGACGTTCCTGGCCGTGCGCCGCTGGTACGGCTGGAGCGCCGGGCGCATCCTCAACATCGACATCGGCGGTGGCTCGCTGGAGATGAGCAACGGCGGCGACGAGGAACCCGATGTCGCGTTGTCGCTGCAGCTCGGCGCGGGCAGGCTCACCCGGCAGTGGCTGCGCGAGGACCCGCCGGGCAAGCGCCGCGTCGCGGTGCTGCGCGATTGGCTCGACGCCGAACTCGTCGCGCCCGCCAAACAACTGCTCGACGCGGGCAAACCCGACCTGGCCGTCGGCACGTCCAAGACGTTCCGCTCGCTGGCCAGGCTGACCGGCGCGGCGCCCTCGGGCGCGGGCCCGCGTGTTCGACGTACACTGACCAGCTCCGGCCTGCGGCAGCTGATTGCGTTCATCTCCCGGATGACCGCCGCGGACCGGGCAGAATTGGAAGGCGTGAGTTCGGATCGGTCACAGCAGTTGGTGGCCGGCGCACTGGTCGCGGAGGCGAGTATGCGAGCGCTGTCGTTGGACACCCTCGAAATTTGCCCGTGGGCGCTGCGGGAAGGGCTGATCCTGCGCAAACTGGATACCGATATGAGCGGTGGACCACGAGCGGCAGCCATGCCGGGCGCGGTGGGCGGCGGCCTGCCCCGGCCCGGTGGTGCGGCCGCGCTGTCCGACCCGATCGAAACGGTGTCGTCATGA
- a CDS encoding sugar phosphate isomerase/epimerase family protein, translated as MGTSRRDILVGLSTASVYPQNTEAAFRYAAELGYDGVELMVWAEPASQSIATVQSYARRYDVPVLAVHAPCLLISQRVWGADPIAKLERSVHTAEALGADTVVVHPPFRWQRRYAEGFADQVAELEEHHRVIVAVENMFPMRADTLFGRGEKAARRLARRGGPGWGLTAFSPSYDPTDTGFQHYTLDLSHTATAGADPLALAARMGAGLAHLHLADGRGAAHDEHLIPGTGSQPCAEVCAHLVRSGFAGHAVAEINTQNARSTTERAAMLRRTLAFAREHLNGVAPAPSPASVQANSQ; from the coding sequence GTGGGCACCTCCCGGCGCGACATCCTGGTCGGACTGTCGACCGCCTCGGTCTACCCGCAGAACACCGAGGCCGCCTTCCGGTATGCGGCCGAATTGGGCTACGACGGCGTGGAATTGATGGTCTGGGCCGAGCCGGCCAGTCAGAGCATCGCGACCGTGCAGAGTTACGCGCGCCGCTACGACGTGCCGGTGCTGGCCGTGCACGCGCCGTGCCTGCTCATCTCGCAGCGGGTGTGGGGCGCGGACCCGATCGCCAAACTCGAACGCAGCGTGCACACCGCCGAGGCACTCGGCGCCGACACGGTCGTGGTGCATCCGCCGTTCCGCTGGCAGCGCCGCTACGCCGAGGGCTTCGCCGACCAGGTCGCCGAGCTCGAGGAGCACCACCGGGTGATCGTCGCGGTGGAGAACATGTTTCCCATGCGCGCCGACACGTTGTTCGGCCGCGGTGAGAAGGCCGCGCGGCGGTTGGCGCGCCGCGGCGGCCCCGGCTGGGGACTGACCGCGTTCAGCCCTTCCTACGACCCGACCGACACCGGCTTCCAGCACTACACCCTCGACCTGTCACACACGGCCACCGCGGGCGCCGATCCGCTGGCGCTGGCCGCCAGGATGGGGGCGGGACTGGCGCATCTGCATCTGGCCGACGGCCGCGGCGCCGCGCACGACGAGCACCTGATTCCCGGCACCGGCAGCCAGCCCTGCGCCGAGGTGTGCGCGCACCTGGTGCGCAGCGGATTCGCCGGGCACGCGGTCGCCGAGATCAACACCCAGAACGCGCGCAGCACCACCGAGCGCGCGGCCATGCTGCGCCGCACCCTCGCCTTCGCCCGCGAGCACCTCAACGGCGTCGCGCCCGCACCGAGCCCGGCCTCGGTCCAGGCGAACTCGCAGTAG
- a CDS encoding thioesterase family protein: MTTDVSGDLDRSTATDAPFAAVCALTALPGPTPDAGRYRGVIDPVWTIGPKVHGGTMVAASAAAATAWLRADGSAPAGMAPIAASSDFLGAPEPGEVGYEVRTRKIGRQICLVDVTLTQNDTAKVRTAFTFGRLDDAEPRFAHRHDDMPVEPPAGAMEYEGSPLGKVVNVAKGADLALDREWARFLDGEQGVPRLRMWIRPFEGDQRDPDVAAYFAMMAADMSPPVPMNLGHFGWAPTVQMTTYLRRRPAPGWLRVVATTQEVGARMFDCDQLVLDSTGAVVAQSRQLALLPQPRDGRG, translated from the coding sequence ATGACGACCGACGTGAGCGGTGACCTCGACCGGTCCACCGCGACCGACGCCCCGTTCGCCGCGGTCTGCGCGCTGACCGCGCTGCCCGGCCCGACCCCGGACGCCGGGCGCTACCGCGGTGTCATCGACCCCGTGTGGACCATCGGTCCCAAGGTGCACGGCGGCACGATGGTGGCCGCCAGCGCCGCCGCGGCCACCGCCTGGCTGCGCGCGGACGGATCGGCGCCGGCCGGGATGGCCCCCATCGCCGCGAGCTCGGACTTCCTGGGCGCGCCGGAGCCGGGCGAGGTCGGCTACGAGGTGCGCACCCGCAAGATCGGCCGCCAGATCTGCCTGGTCGACGTCACCTTGACACAGAACGATACGGCGAAGGTGCGCACCGCCTTCACCTTCGGCAGGCTCGACGACGCCGAACCGCGGTTCGCCCACCGCCACGACGACATGCCGGTCGAGCCGCCCGCCGGGGCGATGGAATACGAGGGCTCGCCGCTGGGCAAGGTCGTCAACGTCGCCAAGGGTGCCGACCTCGCGCTGGATCGGGAGTGGGCCCGCTTCCTCGACGGCGAACAGGGCGTGCCCCGGCTGCGGATGTGGATCCGGCCGTTCGAGGGCGACCAGCGCGATCCCGACGTGGCCGCCTACTTCGCCATGATGGCCGCCGACATGAGCCCGCCGGTGCCGATGAACCTCGGCCACTTCGGCTGGGCCCCGACCGTGCAGATGACCACCTACCTGCGGCGCAGGCCGGCGCCGGGCTGGCTGCGCGTCGTCGCCACCACCCAGGAGGTGGGTGCACGCATGTTCGATTGTGATCAGCTCGTGCTCGACAGCACCGGCGCGGTGGTCGCCCAGAGCAGGCAACTCGCACTGCTGCCACAGCC